From the Cucurbita pepo subsp. pepo cultivar mu-cu-16 chromosome LG05, ASM280686v2, whole genome shotgun sequence genome, one window contains:
- the LOC111794354 gene encoding uncharacterized protein LOC111794354, with product MSAATNPCCHSFSFRFAPSNSGFSIRVHLKPLLPCFPLNSNIHCVSTLSRRCRNKWEILCFRREESSPENIESKSAEEKLAEDLVATPEVSQSSETRKDWVSSLYKVIEPIFVAKPWVVPWTAKTIVQVMLLWVASFWVIGSWIIPIIAHTAGYRKEFMTYRGQALYSLLTDVVEGLTGMAILHCCLSRFHPLPPGWFKFHFEGNWQFDVGLGCLMFPLINRLSQVNLNLLPILPSAPVTVSSVEQSIVARDPVAMALYAVVVSVCAPIWEEIVFRGFLLPSLTKYMPVWCSILVSSVAFALAHFNMQKMLPLILLGMVMGTVFARTRNLLPSMLLHSLWNAFVFLDLMR from the exons ATGTCGGCTGCAACAAATCCTTGTTGccattctttctcctttcgtTTTGCTCCTTCCAATTCTGGGTTTTCGATTAGGGTTCATTTAAAGCCTCTGCTCCCCTGTTTTCCTCTCAATTCAAACATCCACTGCGTCAGTACTCTCTCCCGACGCTGTAGAAAT aaatGGGAGATTCTGTGCTTTCGGCGTGAAGAGTCCTCACCGGAAAATATTGAGTCCAAGTCTGCGGAAGAAAAATTGGCAGAAGACCTGGTGGCAACCCCCGAAGTCAGCCAATCCAGTGAGACAAGGAAAGATTGGGTGTCTAGTTTATACAAG GTCATTGAACCAATATTTGTTGCAAAGCCATGGGTTGTTCCATGGACAGCCAAAACCATTGTTCAG GTCATGCTTCTCTGGGTTGCATCATTCTGGGTAATCGGATCATGGATAATCCCAATAATAGCCCATACAGCAGGATACAGAAAGGAATTCATGACGTACAGAGGGCAAGCCTTGTACAGCCTTCTAACAGATGTGGTCGAAGGGCTTACTGGGATGGCGATTCTGCATTGCTGCCTCTCAAGATTCCATCCCCTTCCTCCCGGCTGGTTCAAATTCCACTTTGAAGGGAATTGGCAATTCGATGTTGGCTTAGGCTGCCTTATGTTTCCACTCATTAACCGTCTTTCACAGGTGAATCTAAACTTGTTGCCCATCCTTCCATCCGCCCCAGTTACCGTCTCGAGTGTCGAGCAATCAATCGTTGCTAGAGACCCGGTGGCAATGGCACTCTATGCAGTGGTCGTGTCCGTGTGTGCCCCCATCTGGGAGGAGATCGTGTTCCGAGGGTTCCTTCTACCGTCGCTGACGAAATATATGCCGGTATGGTGCTCTATTTTGGTGAGTTCAGTTGCCTTTGCTCTAGCACATTTCAATATGCAGAAGATGCTGCCTCTGATACTGCTTGGGATGGTGATGGGTACTGTATTTGCAAGGACAAGGAACCTTCTACCATCAATGTTGTTGCATAGCCTTTGGAATGCCTTTGTATTCTTAGATCTTATGAGGTAA
- the LOC111794848 gene encoding probable membrane-associated kinase regulator 6: MEASSQPLSIESFSYRWLVNIRSSFESRPNSFRTSLDEASFIEMDPTMPPSKRFFSSSSSRPSHDFNFPSPSPSPSPSLPLVHADQLISNGYLLPAYTASAAASPVVEPLAKPVSSCSLRNSCRRLSRKVFEKYLNLLRPICRRIQGKVEKLFHGGSSRPISRETHQWRRSCDSESSIYDAVLHCKRSIGK, encoded by the exons ATGGAAGCTTCTTCTCAGCCACTGTCCATAGAAAGCTTCTCATACAGGTGGTTGGTGAACATCAGATCATCCTTTGAAAGCCGTCCTAATTCCTTCAGAACCTCTCTTGATGAAGCTTCCTTCATTGAGATGGATCCCACAATGCCACCCTCCAAGAgattcttctcctcctcctcctctcgcCCTTCTCACGACTTCAACTTCCCTTCTCCGTCCCCGTCCCCGTCCCCGTCTCTCCCTCTCGTCCACGCCGATCAACTCATCTCTAATGGCTATCTCCTCCCT GCGTACACGGCGAGTGCCGCTGCTTCACCCGTCGTCGAGCCACTGGCGAAACCGGTGTCGTCGTGTTCGTTGAGAAACTCGTGCCGGAGACTATCAAGGAAGGTTTTTGAGAAATATTTGAACCTTTTGAGGCCAATTTGCAGAAGAATTCAAGGGAAAGTGGAGAAACTGTTCCATGGAGGATCTAGCCGCCCAATTTCAAGAGAAACCCATCAGTGGAGAAGATCTTGTGATTCTGAGAGCTCAATTTATGATGCAGTTCTCCACTGCAAAAGGTCCATAG Ggaaatga
- the LOC111794660 gene encoding S-type anion channel SLAH2-like: MENGTYQEYKPEELSEVPPLIKHISSIEVVPFDGIEEGSLPNNHSPSTLPTGNTLSPAEQSDDELQFINHQRKHSVSISMPPSPVGVHLQPSKRVLFGGEQILNNEALGTAAGAKPQKAAKFHSQPIPRGSTFDVSRNTNAAHHPSMRRLKDKRFDSFKTWSGKLERQLTLLSGKSARQTRPEEIEVQREGMENNIPVHRYFDALEGPELETLRASEEILLPEDRTWPFLLRFPISSFGICLGVSSQAIMWKTLATSVSTKFLHLSLKINLILWIISIALIVTIASVYLLKMLLYFEAVRREYYHPIRVNFFFAPLISLLFLAIGVPPSVATNLHPAIWYVLMAPFLCLELKIYGQWMSGGQRRLSKVANPTNHLSVVGNFVGALLGASMGLKEGPVFFFAIGMAHYLVLFVTLYQRLPTNETLPKELHPVFFLFIAAPSVASMAWAKIQGSFDNASRIIYFIALFLYFSLVVRVNFFRGFKFSLAWWAYTFPMTGAAIAAIKYSTEVTNTVTQVLSVVLSATAVIIVTALLASTIIHAFVLRDLFPNDIAIAISNRKPKPQWNWLHHLKQGSSEAQDIENFLKFSNSDNKDLEASEGPPTLVGRDTNLQPSNE, from the exons ATGGAAAACGGAACATATCAAGAATATAAGCCTGAGGAGTTGTCTGAGGTTCCACCATTAATCAAACACATATCATCAATTGAAGTGGTTCCCTTTGATGGGATAGAAGAGGGTAGCCTCCCAAATAATCATTCCCCCTCTACCCTGCCTACT GGAAATACATTATCACCTGCTGAGCAAAGTGATGATGAACTTCAGTTCATTAACCATCAAAGAAAGCATTCTGTTTCTATCAGTATGCCACCCTCCCCTGTGGGAGTTCACTTACAGCCTTCAAAACGAGTTCTATTCGGTGGCGAACAGATTCTAAACAATGAAGCCTTGGGTACTGCTGCTGGGGCCAAACCACAGAAAGCTGCAAAGTTTCACTCTCAGCCAATTCCGAGGGGTTCTACGTTTGACGTGTCGAGGAACACAAATGCTGCACATCACCCTAGTATGAGAAGATTGAAGGACAAAAGATTTGATTCCTTCAAAACATGGTCTGGAAAACTTGAAAGGCAATTAACTCTACTTAGTGGAAAGTCAGCAAGACAAACTAGGCCAGAGGAAATTGAAGTGCAAAGAGAAGGAATGGAGAATAACATACCGGTTCACCGTTACTTCGATGCATTGGAAGGTCCAGAGCTGGAAACTCTAAGG GCTTCAGAGGAAATACTGCTTCCAGAAGACAGGACATGGCCTTTTCTACTCCGATTTCCTATCTCGTCGTTTGGTATCTGTCTTGGTGTTAGTAGCCAAGCAATCATGTGGAAAACACTGGCCACTTCTGTCTCCACGAAGTTTCTTCATTTGAGCTTGAAAATAAATCTCATTTTATGGATAATTTCCATTGCTCTTATAGTCACCATCGCTTCCGTTTACCTTCTGAAAATGCTTCTGTACTTCGAAGCAGTTCGTCGTGAATACTACCACCCTATTCGTGTCAACTTCTTCTTTGCACCGTTGATATCTCTCTTGTTCTTAGCCATTGGTGTTCCTCCATCAGTTGCCACTAACCTGCATCCAGCCATTTGGTATGTTCTCATGGCTCCATTTCTATGCCTTGAGCTTAAGATTTATGGGCAATGGATGTCAGGAGGCCAACGCAGATTGTCAAAAGTGGCTAATCCTACAAACCATCTTTCCGTTGTGGGGAATTTTGTGGGGGCTTTGTTGGGAGCCTCAATGGGACTAAAGGAAGGGCCCGTATTCTTCTTTGCTATTGGAATGGCTCACTATTTAGTCCTTTTTGTAACTCTCTACCAGAGACTACCAACCAATGAGACACTCCCAAAGGAACTGCATCCagtgttctttcttttcatagcAGCACCAAGTGTTGCATCCATGGCATGGGCAAAAATTCAAGGTTCCTTCGACAACGCTTCACGAATCATTTACTTTATCGCCCTGTTCCTCTACTTCTCACTG GTTGTTCGAGTCAACTTTTTCCGGGGCTTTAA GTTCTCGCTGGCCTGGTGGGCATATACTTTTCCCATGACTGGTGCTGCAATTGCAGCTATAAAATACTCAACTGAAGTTACAAATACAGTAACACAAGTTCTGTCTGTTGTACTCTCTGCCACTGCTGTAATCATAGTGACAGCTCTCCTTGCATCAACGATCATCCACGCCTTTGTGCTCCGTGACCTCTTTCCTAACGACATCGCTATTGCCATTAGCAACAGAAAGCCGAAACCACAGTGGAACTGGTTGCATCATCTAAAACAAGGAAGTTCAGAAGCTCAAGACATTGAAAACTTCTTGAAGTTTTCGAACTCAGATAACAAGGATTTAGAAGCATCTGAAGGACCACCAACCCTCGTAGGCCGAGACACGAACCTTCAACCGTCAAACGAATAG
- the LOC111794931 gene encoding uncharacterized protein LOC111794931 isoform X2 — MEQKHIFLSALGVGVGVGVGLGLSSGQAVGKWVAGNTSSDEITGQKIEQELIRQLVDGRNSDVTFDEFPYYLSERTRMLLMSAAYVRLKHCDISKHTRNLSPASRAILLSGPTELYHQMLAKALAQHFESKLLLLDVSDFSLKMQSKYGCAKKEPSFKRSISEAALERVSSVWGSFSILPTSGNTRGNLRRQSSTTDIQSRSTDGPSNPPKLRRNASTASDISSISSNCASTNSASVKRTNSWCFDEKLFLQSLYKVLVSVSETNSVILYLRDVERLLLQSQRRYNLFHRFLNKLSGSVLVLGSRMVDLENDCGDVDDRLTCLFRYSVEIRPPEDENHLVSWKAQLEEDMKMIQFQDNKNHIAEVLAANDLECDDLGSICHADTMVLSNYIEEIVVSAISYHLMNNRDPEYRNGKLLISSKSLSHGLSIFQEGNNEGKDTLKLETNAESSKEAPGDDAVGVKTESKSENPAAENRGEADKSVPIVKKDVENVPPQKAPEVLPDNEFEKRIRPEVIPANEIGVTFADIGSLDEIKESLQELVMLPLRRPDLFKGGLLKPCRGILLFGPPGTGKTMLAKAIANEAGASFINVSMSTITSKWFGEDEKNVRALFTLAAKVSPTIIFVDEVDSMLGQRTRVGEHEAMRKIKNEFMSHWDGLLTRNDERILVLAATNRPFDLDEAIIRRFERRIMVGLPSVESREMILRTLLSKEKAEDLDFKELATMTEGYSGSDLKNLCVTAAYRPVRELLQQERLKDLEKKQRELKEEQQKEEKTETEMETETKNENENDKKKENNSEDMTVTKEEEKEEQVIILRPLNMDDMRQAKNQVAASFASEGSVMNELKQWNELYGEGGSRKKQQLTYFL; from the exons ATGGAACAGAAGCACATTTTTCTGTCTGCTTTGGGCGTTGGGGTTGGAGTTGGGGTTGGCCTTGGATTGAGCTCTGGACAAGCTGTTGGCAAATGGGTTGCTGGGAATACCTCTTCTGATGAGATTACAGGGCAGAAGATTGAACAGGAGCTCATCAGGCAGCTCGTTGATGGCAGAAATAGCGATGTTACTTTTGATGAGTTTCCTTATTATCTTAG TGAGAGGACGAGGATGCTCTTGATGAGTGCTGCATATGTTCGTTTGAAGCATTGTGACATCTCCAAGCACACCAGAAATCTTTCACCAGCGAGTCGGGCTATTTTGCTTTCAGGACCGACAG AACTGTACCACCAAATGCTTGCCAAGGCTCTGGCGCAACACTTCGAGTCGAAGTTGCTGTTGTTAGACGTTTCTGACTTTTCTCTAAAG ATGCAGAGCAAATATGGTTGTGCCAAGAAAGAACCG TCATTCAAGAGGTCCATCTCTGAGGCGGCGTTGGAGCGTGTGTCTAGCGTTTGGGGTTCCTTCTCGATTCTTCCTACGAGTGGAAATACTAGAG GCAATTTAAGAAGGCAAAGCAGTACTACAGACATTCAATCAAG AAGTACCGATGGCCCGTCCAATCCTCCAAAACTTCGGAGAAATGCTTCTACTGCGTCTGATATTAGTAGCATCTCATCGAATTGTGCTTCAACAAATTCAG CTTCTGTCAAGCGCACAAATAGTTGGTGTTTTGATGAGAAACTTTTTCTTCAGTCGCTTTATAAG GTCTTGGTGTCGGTATCCGAAACCAATTCCGTAATTTTGTATCTACGAGATGTCGAGagacttcttcttcaatcacaGAGGCGGTACAATCTGTTCCATAGATTTCTGAACAAGCTCTCTGGATCAGTTCTAGTACTCGGTTCGAGAatggtagacttggaaaatgatTGCGGAGATGTCGACGACAGACTGACCTGTTTATTTCGGTATAGTGTCGAAATTCGACCCCCTGAAGACGAGAATCATCTTGTCAGCTGGAAAGCTCAATTGGAAGAGGACATGAAGATGATTCAGTTCCAAGATAACAAAAACCACATTGCTGAAGTTCTTGCTGCAAATGATCTTGAATGTGATGATCTTGGATCAATCTGCCATGCAGACACCATGGTTCTTAGTAATTATATCGAAGAAATCGTCGTATCGGCGATATCCTATCATTTAATGAACAACAGGGATCCCGAATACCGAAACGGAAAACTTCTGATATCTTCCAAGAG TTTATCCCATGGGTTGAGTATATTCCAGGAAGGAAATAATGAAGGTAAAGACACTCTAAAGCTAGAGACGAATGCAGAATCATCGAAG GAAGCCCCGGGGGACGATGCTGTCGGGGTGAAGACTGAATCAAAATCTGAAAATCCAGCTGCAGAAAACAGAGGAGAGGCAGATAAATCTGTACCTATAGTGAAGAAAGATGTTGAGAATGTACCTCCACAAAAAGCACCT GAAGTCCTTCCCGACAACGAATTTGAGAAGCGTATAAGACCGGAAGTTATCCCTGCAAACGAAATCGGGGTGACATTTGCAGACATAGGTTCCTTGGATGAGATCAAAGAGTCCTTACAGGAATTAGTCATGCTTCCTCTCCGACGACCAGACCTCTTTAAAGGCGGGCTTCTCAAACCTTGTAGGGGTATTTTGCTTTTCGGCCCTCCTGGTACGGGTAAAACGATGCTGGCGAAGGCCATTGCTAATGAAGCTGGAGCaagtttcattaatgtttCGATGTCCACAATCACTTCTAAATGGTTTGGGGAAGACGAAAAGAACGTTCGGGCACTGTTTACGCTTGCAGCAAAGGTCTCCCCTACAATTATTTTTGTCGATGAAGTCGATAGCATGCTTGGCCAGCGGACTAGAGTGGGAGAGCATGAGGCCATGCggaagattaaaaatgaattcatGTCACACTGGGATGGATTGCTGACTAGAAATGATGAGAGAATACTAGTTCTTGCTGCAACCAACAGGCCATTTGACCTCGATGAAGCCATCATTCGTCGATTCGAGCGCAG AATTATGGTTGGTCTTCCATCAGTGGAGAGCAGGGAAATGATCTTGAGAACTCTTCTTTCAAAGGAGAAGGCTGAAGATCTTGATTTCAAGGAGCTTGCAACTATGACAGAAGGGTACAGTGGAAGTGATCTCAAG AATTTGTGCGTGACTGCAGCTTATCGGCCCGTTCGGGAGCTCTTGCAACAAGAGAGATTGAAGGATTTG GAAAAGAAGCAAAGAGAGCTGAAGGAGGAGCAGCAGAAGGAGGAGAAAACGGAGACAGAGATGGAGACCGAGACCAAGAACGAGAACGAGAACgacaagaagaaagaaaataactcGGAAGATATGACCGTTacgaaagaggaagaaaaagaggaacaAGTGATCATTCTGAGGCCTTTAAATATGGATGATATGAGACAGGCAAAAAATCAG GTTGCTGCAAGTTTTGCTTCTGAAGGATCAGTGATGAATGAGTTGAAGCAATGGAATGAGTTGTATGGAGAGGGAGGTTCAAGAAAAAAGCAACAGCTTACTTACTTCCTATAG
- the LOC111794931 gene encoding uncharacterized protein LOC111794931 isoform X1 yields the protein MEQKHIFLSALGVGVGVGVGLGLSSGQAVGKWVAGNTSSDEITGQKIEQELIRQLVDGRNSDVTFDEFPYYLSERTRMLLMSAAYVRLKHCDISKHTRNLSPASRAILLSGPTELYHQMLAKALAQHFESKLLLLDVSDFSLKMQSKYGCAKKEPSFKRSISEAALERVSSVWGSFSILPTSGNTRGNLRRQSSTTDIQSRSTDGPSNPPKLRRNASTASDISSISSNCASTNSASVKRTNSWCFDEKLFLQSLYKVLVSVSETNSVILYLRDVERLLLQSQRRYNLFHRFLNKLSGSVLVLGSRMVDLENDCGDVDDRLTCLFRYSVEIRPPEDENHLVSWKAQLEEDMKMIQFQDNKNHIAEVLAANDLECDDLGSICHADTMVLSNYIEEIVVSAISYHLMNNRDPEYRNGKLLISSKSLSHGLSIFQEGNNEGKDTLKLETNAESSKQEAPGDDAVGVKTESKSENPAAENRGEADKSVPIVKKDVENVPPQKAPEVLPDNEFEKRIRPEVIPANEIGVTFADIGSLDEIKESLQELVMLPLRRPDLFKGGLLKPCRGILLFGPPGTGKTMLAKAIANEAGASFINVSMSTITSKWFGEDEKNVRALFTLAAKVSPTIIFVDEVDSMLGQRTRVGEHEAMRKIKNEFMSHWDGLLTRNDERILVLAATNRPFDLDEAIIRRFERRIMVGLPSVESREMILRTLLSKEKAEDLDFKELATMTEGYSGSDLKNLCVTAAYRPVRELLQQERLKDLEKKQRELKEEQQKEEKTETEMETETKNENENDKKKENNSEDMTVTKEEEKEEQVIILRPLNMDDMRQAKNQVAASFASEGSVMNELKQWNELYGEGGSRKKQQLTYFL from the exons ATGGAACAGAAGCACATTTTTCTGTCTGCTTTGGGCGTTGGGGTTGGAGTTGGGGTTGGCCTTGGATTGAGCTCTGGACAAGCTGTTGGCAAATGGGTTGCTGGGAATACCTCTTCTGATGAGATTACAGGGCAGAAGATTGAACAGGAGCTCATCAGGCAGCTCGTTGATGGCAGAAATAGCGATGTTACTTTTGATGAGTTTCCTTATTATCTTAG TGAGAGGACGAGGATGCTCTTGATGAGTGCTGCATATGTTCGTTTGAAGCATTGTGACATCTCCAAGCACACCAGAAATCTTTCACCAGCGAGTCGGGCTATTTTGCTTTCAGGACCGACAG AACTGTACCACCAAATGCTTGCCAAGGCTCTGGCGCAACACTTCGAGTCGAAGTTGCTGTTGTTAGACGTTTCTGACTTTTCTCTAAAG ATGCAGAGCAAATATGGTTGTGCCAAGAAAGAACCG TCATTCAAGAGGTCCATCTCTGAGGCGGCGTTGGAGCGTGTGTCTAGCGTTTGGGGTTCCTTCTCGATTCTTCCTACGAGTGGAAATACTAGAG GCAATTTAAGAAGGCAAAGCAGTACTACAGACATTCAATCAAG AAGTACCGATGGCCCGTCCAATCCTCCAAAACTTCGGAGAAATGCTTCTACTGCGTCTGATATTAGTAGCATCTCATCGAATTGTGCTTCAACAAATTCAG CTTCTGTCAAGCGCACAAATAGTTGGTGTTTTGATGAGAAACTTTTTCTTCAGTCGCTTTATAAG GTCTTGGTGTCGGTATCCGAAACCAATTCCGTAATTTTGTATCTACGAGATGTCGAGagacttcttcttcaatcacaGAGGCGGTACAATCTGTTCCATAGATTTCTGAACAAGCTCTCTGGATCAGTTCTAGTACTCGGTTCGAGAatggtagacttggaaaatgatTGCGGAGATGTCGACGACAGACTGACCTGTTTATTTCGGTATAGTGTCGAAATTCGACCCCCTGAAGACGAGAATCATCTTGTCAGCTGGAAAGCTCAATTGGAAGAGGACATGAAGATGATTCAGTTCCAAGATAACAAAAACCACATTGCTGAAGTTCTTGCTGCAAATGATCTTGAATGTGATGATCTTGGATCAATCTGCCATGCAGACACCATGGTTCTTAGTAATTATATCGAAGAAATCGTCGTATCGGCGATATCCTATCATTTAATGAACAACAGGGATCCCGAATACCGAAACGGAAAACTTCTGATATCTTCCAAGAG TTTATCCCATGGGTTGAGTATATTCCAGGAAGGAAATAATGAAGGTAAAGACACTCTAAAGCTAGAGACGAATGCAGAATCATCGAAG CAGGAAGCCCCGGGGGACGATGCTGTCGGGGTGAAGACTGAATCAAAATCTGAAAATCCAGCTGCAGAAAACAGAGGAGAGGCAGATAAATCTGTACCTATAGTGAAGAAAGATGTTGAGAATGTACCTCCACAAAAAGCACCT GAAGTCCTTCCCGACAACGAATTTGAGAAGCGTATAAGACCGGAAGTTATCCCTGCAAACGAAATCGGGGTGACATTTGCAGACATAGGTTCCTTGGATGAGATCAAAGAGTCCTTACAGGAATTAGTCATGCTTCCTCTCCGACGACCAGACCTCTTTAAAGGCGGGCTTCTCAAACCTTGTAGGGGTATTTTGCTTTTCGGCCCTCCTGGTACGGGTAAAACGATGCTGGCGAAGGCCATTGCTAATGAAGCTGGAGCaagtttcattaatgtttCGATGTCCACAATCACTTCTAAATGGTTTGGGGAAGACGAAAAGAACGTTCGGGCACTGTTTACGCTTGCAGCAAAGGTCTCCCCTACAATTATTTTTGTCGATGAAGTCGATAGCATGCTTGGCCAGCGGACTAGAGTGGGAGAGCATGAGGCCATGCggaagattaaaaatgaattcatGTCACACTGGGATGGATTGCTGACTAGAAATGATGAGAGAATACTAGTTCTTGCTGCAACCAACAGGCCATTTGACCTCGATGAAGCCATCATTCGTCGATTCGAGCGCAG AATTATGGTTGGTCTTCCATCAGTGGAGAGCAGGGAAATGATCTTGAGAACTCTTCTTTCAAAGGAGAAGGCTGAAGATCTTGATTTCAAGGAGCTTGCAACTATGACAGAAGGGTACAGTGGAAGTGATCTCAAG AATTTGTGCGTGACTGCAGCTTATCGGCCCGTTCGGGAGCTCTTGCAACAAGAGAGATTGAAGGATTTG GAAAAGAAGCAAAGAGAGCTGAAGGAGGAGCAGCAGAAGGAGGAGAAAACGGAGACAGAGATGGAGACCGAGACCAAGAACGAGAACGAGAACgacaagaagaaagaaaataactcGGAAGATATGACCGTTacgaaagaggaagaaaaagaggaacaAGTGATCATTCTGAGGCCTTTAAATATGGATGATATGAGACAGGCAAAAAATCAG GTTGCTGCAAGTTTTGCTTCTGAAGGATCAGTGATGAATGAGTTGAAGCAATGGAATGAGTTGTATGGAGAGGGAGGTTCAAGAAAAAAGCAACAGCTTACTTACTTCCTATAG
- the LOC111794932 gene encoding RNA-binding protein pno1-like, with translation MQSTEVPISMEVEAVPSKSITEVGILPPKPLFEPLKPHEMNDGRVQFRKVSVPPHRYSPLKKAWMEIYTPIYEQMKIDIRMNLKARKVELKTRADTPDISNLQKCADFVHAFMLGFDIIDAIALLRVDELYVESFEIKDVKTLRGEHLSRAIGRLSGKAGKTKFAIENATKTRIVIADTKIHILGSFANIKIARDSLCSLILGSPAGKVYSKLRAVTARLAERF, from the coding sequence ATGCAGTCTACTGAAGTCCCCATCTCCATGGAAGTGGAAGCAGTTCCAAGTAAATCGATAACTGAAGTCGGCATCTTGCCTCCAAAACCACTGTTTGAACCTCTAAAGCCTCATGAAATGAATGATGGCCGAGTTCAGTTCCGGAAGGTATCTGTTCCTCCACATCGCTATTCTCCTCTCAAGAAAGCATGGATGGAGATCTACACCCCAATATATGAGCAGATGAAAATCGACATCCGTATGAACCTCAAAGCTCGTAAAGTCGAACTCAAAACCAGAGCAGACACACCAGACATCAGTAACTTGCAAAAGTGTGCAGATTTTGTCCATGCCTTCATGCTGGGTTTTGATATAATTGACGCCATTGCACTCTTACGAGTGGACGAACTCTACGTAGAATCTTTTGAGATTAAAGATGTTAAAACACTTCGAGGCGAGCATTTGTCCCGTGCCATAGGCCGATTGTCTGGTAAAGCTGGTAAAACTAAGTTCGCCATTGAAAATGCTACAAAGACGAGGATAGTCATTGCAGACACCAAGATTCACATATTAGGATCCTTTGCCAACATCAAAATTGCTAGAGATTCTCTTTGCAGCCTCATTTTAGGTTCCCCTGCAGGTAAAGTTTATTCGAAATTAAGAGCAGTTACTGCTAGATTGGCTGAAAGGTTCTGa